The Cervus elaphus chromosome 22, mCerEla1.1, whole genome shotgun sequence genome has a window encoding:
- the LOC122679928 gene encoding atherin-like has product MVTDDACQDILGKRQGETRILVSFNAAHRYPNLRPTRPHPSLPGLPEACTSPPRPQHHASEAGRPQPPRVPAVAAPPAGPRAPAGGLGGAALSDVPSPPAGRGGGGVPAPHLRLRPPRGRAARTQPGPWGGAGAGETRALAPATGGKLQAPPDPELPPPRPSHPPLGCRCRCPPGRRRRHYRRRHSSARAPDVTAPRPLRESSAPPRADVSASPAPARPRPLAVPQPPGRATRPCAGLGPLLRGRWAGGWRVRVHTRTHSLRGALGVCLLPLAVGGGAAPTVGNHHRLGGPVPRNQGPGLSGQVGFPPRGPRTIRTARETLPAACPRFTSAAFPVLASGRRPRVGRPRLWCRSAGRFRSLRRAPLL; this is encoded by the exons ATGGTCACTGACGATGCCTGTCAAGACATTCTTGGGAAAAGACAAG GAGAGACCAGAATCCTCGTCTCTTTCAACGCTGCACATCGGTACCCAAACCTCAGACCCACCCGACCGCACCCCAGCCTCCCGGGGCTCCCCGAGGCGTGCACGTCCCCACCTCGCCCGCAACATCACGCCTCTGAAGCCGGCCGCCCGCAGCCCCCGCGGGTCCCCGCCGTCGCCGCCCCTCCAGCCGGTCCACGGGCACCCGCCGGTGGGCTGGGTGGGGCCGCCCTCTCGGACGTCCCATCCCCCCCGGCAGGGCGCGGAGGGGGAGGGGTCCCCGCGCCTCACCTACGACTCCGCCCTCCCCGGGGGCGCGCTGCCCGGACCCAGCCAGGGCCGTGGGGAGGAGCGGGCGCAGGAGAGACGAGGGCCCTGGCGCCAGCGACGGGCGGGAAGCTCCAGGCGCCGCCCGATCCCGAGCTGCCGCCACCGCGGCCGTCTCACCCTCCTCTGGGCTGCCGATGCCGCTGCCCGCCcgggcgccgccgccgccactaCCGCCGCCGCCACAGCTCGGCCCGGGCGCCCGACGTCACCGCGCCCCGCCCCCTGCGCGAGTCCTCAGCCCCGCCCCGGGCCGACGTCAGCGcgagccccgcccccgcccggccgCGCCCGCTGGCCGTCCCGCAGCCTCCTGGGAGGGCGACTCGGCCGTGCGCGGGCCTCGGGCCCCTTCTAAGGGGCCggtgggctgggggctggcgGGTGCGGGTGCACACGCGTACACACTCCCTGCGCGGGGCGCTCGGCGTCTGTCTCCTCCCGCTTGCCGTAGGAGGCGGCGCGGCACCGACAGTGGGCAACCACCACCGCCTCGGCGGACCGGTGCCGCGGAACCAGGGCCCAGGTCTCTCGGGGCAGGTGGGTTTCCCGCCCCGAGGCCCTCGGACTATCCGCACCGCCCGGGAGACACTGCCGGCGGCCTGTCCGCGGTTCACCTCGGCGGCCTTCCCTGTCCTCGCGAGTGGCAGGCGGCCCCGCGTCGGGCGCCCCCGATTGTGGTGCCGAAGCGCTGGCAGGTTTCGTAGTCTGAGGCGCGCACCGTTACTGTGA